The Hyperolius riggenbachi isolate aHypRig1 chromosome 3, aHypRig1.pri, whole genome shotgun sequence genome window below encodes:
- the ARSI gene encoding arylsulfatase I, with the protein MAVQTLTGFSLVSLLSFGYMSWDWMKPSVLGDSPGDAPANFHMEPSPRPPHIIFILTDDQGYHDIGYHGSDIQTPTLDRLAAEGVKLENYYVQPICTPSRSQLITGRYQIHTGLQHSIIRPRQPNCLPLQQVTLPQKLQEAGYATHMVGKWHLGFYKKECLPTRRGFDTFLGSLTGNVDYYTYDNCDGPGVCGFDLHEGENVAWDLAGKYSTIMYSQRVNHILASHNPQQPIFIYIAFQAVHTPLQSPREYIYPYRNMGNVARRKYAAMVTCMDAAIKNITRALKKYGYYDNSIIIFSSDNGGQTFSGGSNWPLRGRKGTYWEGGIRALGFVHSPLIKKRRRSSRALMHITDWYPTLVKLAGGNISEADGLDGYDMWPSISEGKESARTEILHNIDPLYNLARSGSLEEGQGVWNTAIQASIRVKDFKLLTGDPGYSDWIPPQTLTNFPGTWWNLERHTDGARKSIWLYNITADPYERYDLSAEKPEIVKELLIRLAYYNRSAIPVRYPNEDPRGNPELNGGAWGPWASEEDDDEEENWIGGGHLKSSNKKKKCKICKLRSFFRKLNTRIMSNRI; encoded by the exons ATGGCTGTTCAAACATTGACGGGCTTCTCTCTGGTGAGCTTGTTGAGTTTTGGCTATATGTCCTGGGATTGGATGAAGCCTTCAGTGCTTGGAGATAGTCCTGGTGATGCTCCAGCTAATTTTCACATGGAACCTTCTCCCAGACCCCCACATATCATCTTCATCCTTACCGACGACCAAGGGTACCACGATATAGGCTACCATGGATCAGACATACAAACTCCCACATTGGACCGGTTGGCTGCAGAAGGGGTCAAGTTGGAGAATTATTATGTACAACCTATATGTACGCCGTCCCGGAGCCAGCTTATCACCGGGAG GTACCAGATCCACACCGGCTTGCAACATTCAATAATACGCCCACGGCAGCCCAACTGTCTGCCTCTCCAGCAGGTGACCCTTCCCCAGAAGCTGCAGGAGGCCGGCTATGCCACGCACATGGTCGGAAAGTGGCACCTAggattttacaaaaaagaatgccTGCCCACCAGGCGTGGATTTGACACCTTTCTTGGTTCTCTGACCGGCAACGTGGACTACTACACCTACGACAACTGTGACGGGCCAGGGGTTTGTGGCTTTGACTTGCATGAGGGAGAGAACGTAGCTTGGGACCTTGCTGGCAAGTATTCCACCATCATGTATTCCCAACGGGTGAACCACATTCTGGCTTCTCATAACCCCCAGCAGCCCATATTTATCTACATAGCCTTCCAGGCGGTGCACACCCCTCTGCAGTCTCCTCGAGAATACATTTACCCCTACAGGAACATGGGCAACGTAGCGAGGCGCAAGTATGCTGCCATGGTAACGTGTATGGATGCCGCCATAAAGAACATCACCCGCGCCTTGAAAAAGTACGGTTACTATGATAACTCCATTATCATCTTCTCGTCAGACAACGGTGGTCAAACCTTCTCTGGTGGAAGTAATTGGCCTCTAAGGGGACGCAAAGGCACTTACTGGGAGGGGGGTATACGGGCCTTAGGATTTGTTCACAGCCCATTGATCAAAAAGAGACGAAGGTCGAGCAGAGCTCTGATGCATATTACCGACTGGTATCCAACGCTGGTGAAACTGGCAGGAGGTAACATCTCTGAAGCTGATGGACTGGATGGCTATGACATGTGGCCATCAATAAGCGAAGGGAAAGAATCAGCTCGGACCGAAATTCTGCATAACATTGACCCCTTATATAATCTGGCCAGGTCTGGTTCTCTAGAGGAAGGCCAAGGCGTTTGGAATACAGCTATTCAGGCCTCCATACGAGTTAAGGATTTCAAGTTGTTGACCGGAGATCCTGGCTACAGCGACTGGATACCGCCACAGACGCTCACCAATTTTCCCGGAACCTGGTGGAACTTAGAACGTCACACGGACGGAGCCCGTAAGTCAATATGGCTTTATAACATCACGGCGGACCCTTATGAACGTTATGACTTGTCCGCTGAGAAGCCGGAAATTGTCAAGGAGCTCCTCATACGCTTAGCTTACTACAACCGCAGCGCCATCCCAGTACGTTATCCAAATGAGGACCCAAGGGGCAATCCTGAACTCAACGGTGGGGCTTGGGGACCGTGGGCTAGTGAAGAGGATGACGATGAAGAAGAAAACTGGATAGGAGGTGGACATTTAAAGAGCTCCAACAAAAAGAAGAAATGCAAGATCTGTAAGCTCAGGTCCTTTTTCAGGAAACTTAACACTCGGATTATGTCTAATCGGATCTAA